In the genome of Quercus robur chromosome 3, dhQueRobu3.1, whole genome shotgun sequence, one region contains:
- the LOC126719362 gene encoding uncharacterized protein LOC126719362, with product MGGVNVAFKELIHKILDRIKNEPFFRWPNKMGGDPSRRNQNLYCTYHKDKGPTAEQCRVLKDHLGKLVKAGYLKEFVVDSGNRDASHGAQQKGNPLPLPLGVIEVIHAAPRGAIVNRRGVLAVAPKETCTEKQSPEKRMKVGRLAISFDDEDLEGTIQPHDDALVVTV from the coding sequence ATGGGAGGGGTGAATGTAGCATTCAAAGAGTTGATACATAAGATTTTAGACCGGATTAAGAACGAACcgttcttcagatggccgaacaagatggggggCGACCCGTCTCGGAGgaatcaaaacttgtattgcACATACCACAAGGATAAAGGGCCCACCGCCGAGCAGTGCCGGGTATTAAAAGATCATCTGGGGAAACTAGTGAAGGCAGGATATTTGAAAGAGTTCGTAGTGGATTCCGGAAACCGAGATGCCAGTCATGGCGCTCAGCAAAAAGGAAACCCTCTCCCGCTGCCATTGGGGGTGATCGAGGTCATCCATGCTGCTCCGAGGGGTGCGATTGTAAACAGAAGAGGAGTATTGGCAGTGGCACCCAAAGAAACTTGCACGGAGAAACAATCACCCGAAAAGAGGATGAAAGTTGGCCGGCTGGCAATCTCTTTTGACGATGAAGATCTAGAGGGAACAATTCAACCGCATGATGATGCGTTGGTAGTAACAGTGTAG